The proteins below come from a single bacterium genomic window:
- a CDS encoding Rdx family protein, with translation MADFLEKHGIEKPELVESSGGAFEIKLGNRLVFSKLRSGRFPEHREILGLLSASPAD, from the coding sequence TTGGCCGATTTTCTTGAAAAACATGGAATTGAAAAGCCAGAACTGGTGGAATCATCAGGGGGAGCATTTGAGATCAAGTTAGGCAATCGGCTCGTCTTCTCTAAGCTGCGATCGGGGCGTTTTCCTGAGCATAGGGAAATATTAGGCTTACTGTCCGCTAGTCCGGCGGATTGA